The genomic interval TGTTGTAAGTGGAGAAGTAAATGAAAAAAAAGATCCATCTGTTCAGGAATATGTGGTTCTAGCTTTGGGTTTAGTAAAAACTAGTAATGCTGACACTGAATCAGTAAGTAAGGATGAGGATAGTCTAATCGCAAGAAAAGAAGGGGTAGTAGCAATTCCTGCTGGTGCTTTAGAAACCAATACGGCAATTAGAATTAGAAAACTAAAGCAGGATGAAATTCCTGATGTAAAAGGAAAGAAAGCCACTCAAGTATATGCAAAAATAGAACTTGAGAGTGGCCAGACGGTGTTAAATAAACCAGTTGCCATCTCTATCCCCTACAAAGATGACAATCAAGATGATATTGTTGATGAAACCGACATTAAGGAAGAAAATATTAGGCTAAACCTTTGGAATGGAACAAATTGGGAAGAGCTTTCAACGACTATTGATAAACAAAATAATATCACTACAGGAAAGACAAACCATTTTAGTATTTTTGGATTATTTGAGCAAGAGCCAAGAATACCAACCCCAACCTGCGTTAAAACAAGGCCAAACCCATTTTCTCTCTCAAAGCATCAAAAGATTACCTTTTGGGGTTCCGGGGTTGTTCCTTATGACACCAAGATAAAAATTTTTACCCTTTCACAAGACCTGGTTAAAGAGATTAAAGAAAAAAAGGGAAAGGATGAATTATATTGGGATGGGACAAACGAAAGGGGGCAAAAGGTTGTTCCAGGAATTTATATTTATACGACAGAAAGCCCGAAAGAAAAGGACAAAGGGAAAATTATAATCATAAAATGAAATACCCATATTTATTTTTCATTTTCTTACTTTTTGCTCCTTATTGCTTTGCGAAGGAAGCGGGAGAGGTGGGAGGCCAGGTGTTAAAACTCGGAGGCCATTCAAGGCCAATCGGGCTAGGAGAGGCTTTTGTTGCCATATCAGATGATGTTAGTGCTATATACTATAATCCAGCAGGACTTGTGCAGCTTAAAGACAATGAGATAACATTGACCCATATGAATAGGATTATTGACATAAGGTCTTTTGACTTCGCCTATGCCCGACCTTTAAATGATTCAAAAGCCTTTGGATGTGCCTTGTATTTACTTTATACGCAAGACTCAGTAAGGGATGAAATAACGGGGAACGAAACCGGGTATTTTATGAATTATAACACCTATTTAATCTTAGGATATGCACAAAAGACAAAAAACCTATCCATTGGCTTAAATAGCAAGATTATTTATAATCAGCTACAGGATTATAAATCAAGCAATGTTGCCTTTGACCTAGGTACATTATACATTATACCAAACCCAAAATTACAAATTGGCGCTAATCTTCAAAATATCGCAACCGGGCTAAAATTTACCGATGAAATTGAGACCTTACCATTAAATCTTAAAGCTGGGATTTCTTACAAGGCTTTAAACTCCCATCTCACATTAGCATTTGATATGAATAAACCTATTGATTCAAACTCAAATTTTAGCGTAGGAGGAGAATATCTAATATCAAGAAATATCTTTCTACGCATGGGTTATAAATATAAATTGGGAGGATTACAGGGATTGTGTTGTGGATTTGGAATAAAACATAAAAAATACCAGATTGATTATGCCTTTACTCCGCATGGCGATTTAGGAAACACCTGCCATAGATTTTCATTTTTAACCAGATTTTGAAACCTAAGTTTTCCTTTATTTAGGCACAAAGTAAATAAATCCCAATAAATTTGCTCTAGGGTCAAGGGTCTAGGGTTTAGCCT from bacterium carries:
- a CDS encoding PorV/PorQ family protein, whose amino-acid sequence is MKYPYLFFIFLLFAPYCFAKEAGEVGGQVLKLGGHSRPIGLGEAFVAISDDVSAIYYNPAGLVQLKDNEITLTHMNRIIDIRSFDFAYARPLNDSKAFGCALYLLYTQDSVRDEITGNETGYFMNYNTYLILGYAQKTKNLSIGLNSKIIYNQLQDYKSSNVAFDLGTLYIIPNPKLQIGANLQNIATGLKFTDEIETLPLNLKAGISYKALNSHLTLAFDMNKPIDSNSNFSVGGEYLISRNIFLRMGYKYKLGGLQGLCCGFGIKHKKYQIDYAFTPHGDLGNTCHRFSFLTRF